From the Primulina tabacum isolate GXHZ01 chromosome 15, ASM2559414v2, whole genome shotgun sequence genome, one window contains:
- the LOC142525822 gene encoding uncharacterized protein LOC142525822, producing the protein MEVEGMRRNEAIISFGPEDLKGVNLPYNDALVIQARVANYDIMRVFVDSGSSVNVIFKEALLQMDLQGYQMETVETALFGFAGHTIYQEGEIILPLTLGTMELKKTVMNTFTVVDAPSSYNIKGRSIHISSEDKIPSGESNQKKARREKKRISGDEEAERVVEEGEVHFVAEEDREVVEIEPGREIRVAQNLDLSTLVSLLNCIKSKVNIFARSQQELIGISPLIAEHYLNILPGYQPVKQKKRHFDPENDKGYHQIPLARNDQDKASFITSGGTFCYVVMPFGLKNAMATYQRLMNKVFDRQLGKNVEVYINDILGNSREISCFIADLEEIFATLMHYGIKSIQLSAYLA; encoded by the exons ATGGAGGTGGAAGGAATGAGGAGGAATGAGGCGATTATCAGTTTTGGCCCGGAGGACCTCAAGGGTGTTAATCTCCCTTATAATGACGCCCTGGTAATCCAGGCCCGAGTGGCCAATTATGACATCATGAGGGTTTTTGTTGATTCAGGCAGTTCTGTGAATGTTATTTTCAAGGAAGCCCTGTTGCAGATGGATTTGCAAGGATATCAGATGGAGACCGTGGAAACTGCCCTTTTTGGCTTTGCTGGCCACACTATCTACCAAGAAGGAGAGATTATCTTGCCTTTAACTCTGGGTACTATGGAattgaagaagactgttatgaACACCTTCACTGTTGTGGATGCCCCATCATCGTATAATATTAAGGGCCGTAGCATCCACATATCATCAGAAGATAAAATTCCCAGTGGGGAATCAA ACCAAAAGAAGGCGAGGAGGGAGAAGAAGAGAATAAGTGGTGATGAGGAGGCGGAGAGGGTAGTAGAGGAGGGGGAAGTTCATTTTGTAGCAGAGGAGGACCGGGAAGTGGTGGAGATTGAACCAGGCAGGGAGATCCGGGTGGCTCAAAATCTCGACTTATCCACCCTGGTCAGTTTACTGAACTGTATAAAATCTAAGGTTAATATTTTTGCCCGGTCCCAGCAGGAATTGATCGGGATCTCACCCCTGATAGCGGAGCATTATCTGAACATACTACCGGGATATCAACCTGTTAAGCAGAAGAAGAGACACTTTGATCCTGAGAATGACAAG GGGTACCATCAAATCCCCTTGGCCAGGAAtgatcaagataaagccagCTTCATTACCTCAGGAGGCACCTTTTGCtatgttgtcatgccttttgggttaAAGAATGCCATGGCTACATATCAGCGTTTAATGAACAAAGTATTTGATAGGCAGTTGGGGAAGAATGTGGAGGTTTATATCAATGATATATTGGGCAATTCAAGAGAAATTTCATGCTTCATTGCCGATTTGGAAGAAATTTTTGCTACTCTCATGCATTATGGGATCAAGTCAATCCAGCTAAGTGCATATTTGGCGTAA